TGCTCGGCACCCGGCGCGCTCTCGAGCTGCTCGGCAGCGATCCGCGGGTGGATGCCACGGCGCTGCAGACCGTGGGCGCGAAGGGATGGGACGGGTTCGCCGTCGCGATCGTCGTGTAGCTCGTCGTGAGCGGCCTCGCATCCTGACCCCTCGCCGCACGTGCGGCACCTCGGTACGCTGAACGTGAAACCAGACCGGAGAGGGTGGTGAGTTCATGGATGCGACGAAGCACTGGAGCGTCACCGTCGACATCGACGAAGAAGAGGGCACCACGCTGGCACACGCCAGCCTGCGCACGCCCGCGGGTCAGGATGTGACCGGCGTGGGCCAGGCACAGCGCAACCCGAACGATCCGAGCGTGCCCGAGATCGGCGACGAGCTCGCGGTGGCGCGCGCGTTGCGCAACCTCGCCGAGCGACTGCTGCACACAACGGAGAGAGACATCAAGGGCGTCACCGGCGAGTCGGCGCACGTGCACCGGTAGTGCAACGGGATGCCGCGGCATCCGCTGACCCGCTCAGCTCGTGCTCGTGGTGCTGACTGAGCCTCGACCGCCGTCGAGCGCGCCCGGGTACAGCTCGTCGAGCAGCCCCAGCGCAACGTCCCGCAGCACCTCCTCGAGCGCCCGCCCCAAGAACTCCTCACCCTCGCCGCGCCGCGCCCAGATCGCCGCAAGCCGATCATGTGAAGCGACCACCGCCTCGATGACCATCGGTCGCCAGAACGGCGGATACTCCCCCTTTCGCCAAGCGCCGCGGCCGCGTCCGTAGTGCGCCACGGCCAGGTAGCGCAGCAGCGCCGAGGTCACGAGCCCGTCGAGGAACCCCTCTTCCCAGCGCAGGGTCGAGTCGCTCCGACCGCGCACCGCGTTGATGCCGCGTGCGATGCTCCCGCCGCCGAGCACACCGAGGATGGCGCCGGCGATCATTCCGGCCCCGAACGTGAGGCCACCCGCCGCGAGGTCGGCGCCGAGTCCGGTCAGCGCGCCCGACACGACGCCCGACAGCATGGCCGTGCGGGTCTCGTCGAGCGGAGCGTCGATGTGCAGGTCGTCGGCCACTCGCTCGAGCACCTCGTCGGCGGCTCGCCCTTCGAGCCGGTGGATCGCGATGAGCCGTTCCGTGCTCTGACGCAGGTCGGCCTGCAGTCGCCCAGCCATCTGCTCCGCGGCATCCGCTCGGGCCCGTGATCGCTCGGGGCTCGGCAGGCCGAGGGAGCCGCCGACCCGCTGCGCGAGCGGTTCCTCCGGCAGCGTCGTCTGATCGACGGCAGCACGCGCGATCGGCCCGGCGAGCGCGGCCATCGCCGCGTCGAACTCGCCCATGCGGAGGTCGCGCCAGGCGGCCGACAAGCGGGCGAAGGCCGGCCGCGAGGCATCCGGAACCAGCGGATCGATCGCCGCGAACAGCGTGAACTCCTGCACCCAGCAGCGCGCGAACGCATCGAGTGCGAGCACGCCCCGCACGTGCCCCGAGTCGCCGAGCGCGGCGCGCCATCGCGCGACATCCGCCTCTTCGGCAGAACGTTCGCGCGGCGGCCCGGTCTGGTTGAGCAGCACGAGCACCGGCTTGCCGATCCACTCGAGCACCTCGAGCTCGGGGGCGAGGTAGCCGGCGTCGGCGGGCGCCTCGGCCGCGTTCACGAGGTAGAGCACCACGTCGGCCTGCTCGGCGACGTTGCGCACCGCGAGCTGGCTGAGCCACAGCGAGCGGTCCTGGTAGCGGTCCCACACCTGCGAGAGGAACCAGCCGATCGGGTTGCGGTCCTGCCGCAGCCGGCGCACGAGCCGCACGCTGTCGCCGAAGCCGGGGGTGTCCCACAGCGTGAGCAGGTCGCCGTCAGACGTCTGCACGAGCGGGAACGGCGTCGCCTCGGCGGTGACGTGCGGGGCGTCGCGCACCTCGCCGACGTCGCGCCCGAGCAGCGTGCGTGCGAGCGTCGTCTTGCCCGCGTTCGTGTGCGAGATGAGCGAGAGCGAGACGGCGCCGGCGATGTCGGTTCGGGGTTGCCCCGGCGGTCGAGTAGGCAGCGAAGCAGCCGTATCGAGACCCTCGCGCGACCCGGGCCGGTCAGGCGCTGTGTGCTCGCTCATGGCCGCCTCGCATCGGGGGTGGCGTCACCGTCGTGAGCGGATGCCGCGGCGGCGAGCTGCGCCTCGGCCGCGGCCAGATCCGGGTCGACGAGGTCGACGAACACCGGCACGCTCCCGTGCGCCTCGACCAGCTCGCGCCACACCGCGCGGCGCTCGTCGCGGCGCTGGGGGTCGTCGCCCCATCGCGCGAGGAACGCCGACTCGTCGACGAGAGCGACGGTGGTTCCGGATGCCGCGGCACGGCCGCCCCCCGCACCGAGCTCCGCAAGGAACGCACCGTGCGCGTCGTCTTCTGGCGTGGCCGTGAGGCTGAACAGCGGCACGCGGATCTCGCCGGCGTCGTTGAAGCCCGTGCCCGCGGCATCCGTCACCTGGCTCTGCTCGAAGTCGTCGCCCCATGCGACGGGCGCGTCGATCGTCGCGGCGGCGTTGCCGTACGCCCGCGCGAGGATCGCGTCGAGCCCCGCCCGCACCTCGGGCGTGAGGGTGTAGCTGTAGGGGATGACGCGCACCCGCGCCGGCTCACCCACCCACGCGGCGACGAGCCGACGGTAGTACGGCTCGGTGAGCGGCAGCGCAACGTGCTTCGCGCGGCGCCGCTCGACGAGGCCCGCGACGAGTGCGAGCACGAGCCGCGGCACGATGACGACGGCGGCGACCGTGGCGGCCATGAGGTGCATCCACAGCGCGGCGTTCTCGCTCGCGGGCGCCCGGATCGCCTCGATCGCGGCGATGTCGGGCACCGGGATGCCGGTGACCCACGATCCCGGCGCCAACGTCACGGCGAGCATGGCGTGCACCTGCTCGGCGCCGAGGAACGTGCTCTCCCACGACGCGCGGTACTCGAACGCGATGCCGCGCAGGTAGAGGCCGGCGATCACGCCGAGCGCGGTCGCCGCCGCCGCGAGGTGCAGGACGCGAGCGGCGCGCGCTCCGTAGAGCGGCCCGGCGACGCGTGCCCAGTCGCGGGGCAGCGCGGCGAGCGCCGTTCGCCGGGCGGCAGTCGCGGCATCCGCTCTGCTGAGCTCACCGGATGCACGCACCGACGCGACCCGGATCAACAACGACCGCACCGGGCCGGCTGCACCGTGCCCGAGCGCCAGCGGCCGCACGAGCAGCCAGAGGTAGATGAGCAGGTTCCACGCGACGAGCGCGAACACCGGCGGCGCGAGCAGGTTGATGCTCGACCCGCCGCCGATGCGATCGATGAGCAGGCCGAACAGGAACGCGGCGACCACCGTCATGACGCCCACCCACGGCCGCCACCGGATGCCGCGCACCGCACGCCTAACGGCCGCCTGACGTGTGCCGATGCGCTCGAGCACGAGCTGCGCGCGCCGCGCGAGGAACTCCTCGGCGCTCGCCCGCTCCCCCACGATGGACGCCGCCGCGCGGCTCGCCCACTCGCGGTCGGCATCGGACCACAGCACGCGATCGCGATCCGCCGTCTCAACGGCGCGCGCCGCGGTCGTGTCGAGAGCGGCCGACTCGTCCATTTGTCCGCAGTCTATGCCGCGGCGGGGAGTTCGTCGCGGATCCGACGGCGGGCACGGGATCGCGCCTCGTTCACCCTCATGGTGAGGGCCGCCGTCGGACAGGACGGCACCATCGCGGCACACAGCCCGAAGAACTGGCTCGCGACCGACGGCAAGGGCATCGATCACGCGTTCGCCGCTTTCGGCAACGCGATCTTCGGCAGCTACGCCGCGACGACTACTTGCTGCGAGGGATGAAGTCCCGCAGGTACGCGCGAAGTGCCGGGTCGCAGACGTAGACGTAAGTTCCACGGATGCCGCGCGTGAGCAGAACGGTGTAGATGTTGCGAACGAATCTCAAGAGGTCGTCGTCGGTGTACGTCTTGCCGAGGACGGGATTGTTCTCCTTGCCCTTCTTGTCGAAATACGATCCCCGATCGACGACTACCCTGCCCGCTCGCGCGTCGTAGCGAAGGTCAGGACCGATGATGACGCCGGCGTAGTTGAGGTCGTAACCCTGGATGGTGTGGATCGAACCGACTTCGTCGACGGACTTCGGCGACGCGATCCAATCGGTCTGCGTGCTGTTCCAACGAAGCCGAGAGCCATCGACCTCTATGTCATAGGCAGTCTTGTCGTTCTTGGTCTTCCACTCCCAGGCGTATCCGGCAAGCAAGCGCGAGAGGCCGGCCTCGGCATCCCTCTGGCGAATCTCGTCCCGCATCTCAGCGACGCTGTCGAACATCCGGAAGTCGTAGCCCTCGAAGGCCTCAGGGCGCGCCGGCTCTGGCAGGCCGGTGTTGGGCGCGGTACCGAGTATGCGTCTGACGTAGGCGACATAGTCGGAACCCGCCTGCACGCGCATCTGTGACGCGAGCGGATAGTGACGGTTCGCAGCTCTCGCCTCGCGCACAAGTTCGTCGAGGAGCTCCGCGGGCAGGTCAGCCGGTCGAACACTCTGGGCAGCATCCAGGAGGAAGATCTGGTGCTTGCTCTTCGCTCGGATCCAATCGAGTTGAGTCTTGGTCGTATCGTCACTGCCGAAGAGCTTCTCAGTGATGATGCGGAAGTTCTTGTTCTGGACGCCTGATGGCTGGTTGGCGCGTTGGTTGAGCCGGTGTGATTCGTCGACGATGAGCAGGTCGAAGTTCTGATCGGCGAACCCGACGTCGAAGGCCGTCATCACCATGTTCGGCCGCAAGCCGGGCGTCTTCCGGAACACCTTCTTGATCGACTCCCGCAGCGACTGCTGCGGCACGACAAGCCCGATCCGGAGGTCGGCGAGCAGTTCCCCGTAGCCTTCGACGAAGAACTCGGAGAAGAGGGAGTCGCTATCGAGATCCTCAGCGGGACTCGTGGTTGCAATGTCGACGAGCAGCTTGAGCATGTAGATAGCAACGACGGTCTTCCCAGTCCCCGGTTCGCCTTGGACGACGATTGTGCTCGTGGCTCCAGACTCCAGATCCTCAAATAGCCCTTCGAGGATGCCTTCGACGGCGACGGCCTGGTCCTGCGAGAGCGCCTTGAAGGGCGAGAGCTTGAACAGGTCGCTGTTCTCGATCTCGGGGATGCTACGAGTGAAGACGCCATCTCGCCTGAGCTGCTCGAACACCTCGCGAAAGGTCTCGCGATACCGATCACGATCGAAGTAGTCCGCCTCGGTGATCCCGTCATTCCTGTTGAGAACACGGTACGAACCGTCTCCGGCGAGCATTCGGATCAGATACGACTCAAGGTCGAGGCAGACCGACTTGTTGAACGTATCGTCGACGATGACCCGGATGGTGTTCAGGTGCTGCTTTTCCGGTGAAGCAAAGTGCTGGCGCATTCGGGCAGCTGCGTTCAGGGATTCCCCGACATAGATGTCGTGGAGCCTCTCAATCGTCATGACCCGTGGGGTTGAACGTTTGGCATCATCCAGCACATAGACGACCGGCCAATTGCTGTTCCGGTGGTCAAGAGGCGCCCACCTGCCGACAGCCTCGGGAGTGAAGTCGAGGCGCGCAATCTCAAAGGGCGTCATACTTCGCACTTCGCCCGCGAGCCCTATCGACGGGATACTTCTCGCCGGTCACCGCCAGCTTGTCTCGGATGATCTGGTTCGGATCAGCTCCGATGCGCTCGGCGAGCAATAGGCAATAGGTGAGCACGTCGGCGAGTTCTTCACGTACCTGATCAACCTCGGCGTCGGTGTCCCACTGGAAGCACTCGAGCAATTCGCCTGCTTCGATGGCGATGCTCTTGGCGAGGTTCTCGGGCGTATGAAACTGTGCCCAATCTCGCTCGGCGACGAAGGCCGCAATCTCGTCGCTCACGGAGAGGTCGGCCATGGCGTCAATGTAGCAGGGAAGGGATCCGCGACCTCTCGGTTCGGCGTGTTGATCTCGACATGGATCGCCGGGGCTTGATCGCCCTCACGACCGGCGTCTACGTCGCCGTCACCAAACGTTGGAGTTGGGCGATGCTGCCTAAGTCACGACGCGTCGGAGCAGGATTCGCTGCAGGTGCCCTCTTAGCGCTTTCCTGTTCGACGAAGGTTGTCGAGATATGTGCGCCGAATGTCCATGGATAGGACGGCCGGATCCTCGTGCTCCCAATAACGAACTACAGTCCAGCCAGCCTCCGCTAGGGCCTGATTGTTCCTCGCATCCCTGGCACGATTGAGTTCGATCTTTGGGTGCCAGTACTCGGGGTTCGTCGCTGGCGGCCGATAGTGCTCAGGACATCCATGCCAGAAGCATCCATCGATAAACACAGCCACCTTGGCCTTCGTGAAGACGATATCCGCTCGACAACGAAGGCCTCTCTCCGGTGCGTAGTCGACGCGAAATCGCATCCCAAGAGTGTGCAAGAGCCTTCTCACCCGCAGCTCGGGCGCGGTGTCTCGGCGTCGGTTGCCGAGCATGATCCGTCGACGCGCCGGCGAACTCGCCCAACTAAGCCCGCTGGCGCCCGGCGAAGGAAGATCATTCATCACCGCTTATCCCAGCCTGCGGCCTATTTCGAGCCGCCTAAGGATAAGGCTAGCCGACGACCTCGACGTCCGACGGGTCAGGTCCGTCATCAGCTACCGGAGGGACGAGTTGGTAGAACGGCGTCCCATGGATGAACGTTCCGTTGTAGCCGAACGAGGAGTAGAGCGCGTCATGAACTGGCAGCATCGCGATTCGGTCGTCAACTCCAGGAACAGCACCCTTTACTCCAAGCTGATTCAGCTCCTTTATCGACACTGACGGCACCTTGTGGATGAACCAGGTGAGAAGAGGTTGACCATAGTTCACGCTGCTCGTCCTGAAGTGGGAGAGGAACTGGGAAGCCAGAATGATTCCAAAGCCGAACTCGCGCCCTTGCAACATCAACTGCATGAGCACGGGGAACTCGTACGCCATGATGTTTGTTGCCTCATCCACGAGGAGGAACGAGTTAAGTCGCCGCAATTGCGGGTCCCCGTCAGTGAACTTCCACTTCGTCGATCGCAGCATGTAGTCGTAGTACATGTTGAGGAAGAACGCGACGAGTGCGTTCTTCCCGCGTTGATCTACGCCCAGATCGCTCAGGGCGAGCACGAGCACAGTATCTTCGATCAGTACTTCGAACGGAAGCAGCTGCTCCTTATCCGAAGAGAAGATGTCCGCCAAGACGAAGTCTTGGAGGATGGCGCTGACTGCGTCAGGCTTGCCGGACAAATTGAGGTAGCCCTCCAAGACCTCCGGAAGCGTCGGGGCAACGTGATCTACACCTGAGTACCCATCGAATATCGCCTTCTTGAGATTCGATGCTTGAACTGGTCCCACGCCGCCATAGATCTTGGTCACGACGTCTGCGAACATTGCCGCACGCTGCAGCGCAGAGTGGGGAGTGAACCCTTCGCGTAGAGCGAAGATATTCAACGGGATCCGATATGGGCGCAGTACTACGCCACCGACCGCGTCCAAGAACTGCTCGTCCTGGTAGTCCCGCTTGTAGTCGAATATCAGAAACGACAGCGGATTCTCCTGACTTCGCTTTGCCCCCTGCCTGAGCTGGAAGACGAGAGACTTCAGCAGTTGGGTCTTCCCTGTGCCAAGGTCACCAACTACTCCAATATTCATCTGGTTGAGTTGGGTGTTGCTCGGCCAGAATTCAGCTGAGGCTGTGCCGATCGAGTCCACGAGGCGCCCTACCGGGAATCGGATACCTTCGAGATCCGCCGCTGGGGGCGTGGGAAGCGACACCGGGCCCGGCTCAGGCCGAAGCTCCGGTGCGGGACCCGGCTTCGCCTCCTGCGCAGGACCCGGCCTCACTTCCGGCGCCCGTAGGCGATCAGGCGCAGGGATTGGTTCCGGAATCGGAGCCGTGTGGATCGTGGGCTCTGAACGCACAACCGGTTGGGGTTCCGGGGCAAGCACCCGCCCTGGTTCTGGCACAGGTGCAGGGGCGGTCGCTTCGGACGCCCAATCAAGTAGCCCCTGCCACTCGCCGGCGAGCGCACTGTCGTCTTGGTCAAGCTGGAGGAGCGTCGTTGCCGAGTCGGCTACAAGTGCGCCAAACTCCGCGAGTGGTGCATCGTCGGCTAGGTGCTCGCGACGAAATGCCTCGTACCGGCGGCCGTCAGGGAAGGCCGCCCCATGGTTGAAGTAGAGAACCAGCGGCTTGCCAACTCGGAAGCGCGAGCGCCCCATGATCACGGACGAGAGACGCTTCGGCCATGTGGCCGGGTTCACGCCTTTGTTGGAAAGCTTTGCCGCCGCCTCGACGAGTGAACCAAGTCCGTTCGACCAGAGCGCTTGCTCTTCTTCCGACCCATTTGAAGGCATCTCGCGTGCCTTGCGTTCGATCGCCTTCAGCAGCGCGGTCGTCGACGCAAGCTGCGCCAGAGGCTCGCCAAACGCTGCGCTTTCGGGGGTCGGCAAGCTTGCATTGCGTGCCTCCGTTCCCAGACCGTAGAACTTGATCTCGACGGGAGTGAAAGTCAAGTCTTCATCCGTGACGTCGATGATGAGGAGATCTGCGCGCTGCCGATCGCCAGCGTAGGCCCCTTCTGGTGCCAGAATCCGAAGGAACGCATCGGAGGCATCGATCGGGAGAACAAGCCGGTCTTTGCCGCTGGCCGGTGCCGCATCAACCAAGGCAAAGGCCAGGTAGAAGCCGAGGGCGCCTGATGCGTGAGTCCCACCCATCGCCAGAAGTGACGAAAGGCCCACTCCTCTCGATCCCAGTCGGGTGAGGAGGTCAGCTACCTGAGCCAGCGTTGCATCCTCACCCCGCGCTAGTGAGAGCATGCCTCGAAGTTGTTGTTGGAAGCTCTGAGGCACACGAGCGACAGACACGTATGGCTTCCGCTCGATGGTGGAGCTGCCGAGGTTCCGCTCGAAGATTGGAGGACGCCACTCCCAGAGCATTCGCGCACCATCATCGTGCTGGAGGAGCGCGGAGATTGCGGCAGGTGTGAGCATCGATTCGCCGGAGACTGTCCAGTCCGCGCGATCATCCACGAGCAACGATCCGATCAATCTCGACGTAATTGACGGTGAACCTTCGACCAGCCGCAAAGCTGTCGTAA
The Agromyces albus DNA segment above includes these coding regions:
- a CDS encoding DUF1876 domain-containing protein — protein: MDATKHWSVTVDIDEEEGTTLAHASLRTPAGQDVTGVGQAQRNPNDPSVPEIGDELAVARALRNLAERLLHTTERDIKGVTGESAHVHR
- a CDS encoding DUF3482 domain-containing protein: MSEHTAPDRPGSREGLDTAASLPTRPPGQPRTDIAGAVSLSLISHTNAGKTTLARTLLGRDVGEVRDAPHVTAEATPFPLVQTSDGDLLTLWDTPGFGDSVRLVRRLRQDRNPIGWFLSQVWDRYQDRSLWLSQLAVRNVAEQADVVLYLVNAAEAPADAGYLAPELEVLEWIGKPVLVLLNQTGPPRERSAEEADVARWRAALGDSGHVRGVLALDAFARCWVQEFTLFAAIDPLVPDASRPAFARLSAAWRDLRMGEFDAAMAALAGPIARAAVDQTTLPEEPLAQRVGGSLGLPSPERSRARADAAEQMAGRLQADLRQSTERLIAIHRLEGRAADEVLERVADDLHIDAPLDETRTAMLSGVVSGALTGLGADLAAGGLTFGAGMIAGAILGVLGGGSIARGINAVRGRSDSTLRWEEGFLDGLVTSALLRYLAVAHYGRGRGAWRKGEYPPFWRPMVIEAVVASHDRLAAIWARRGEGEEFLGRALEEVLRDVALGLLDELYPGALDGGRGSVSTTSTS
- a CDS encoding DUF2868 domain-containing protein — its product is MDESAALDTTAARAVETADRDRVLWSDADREWASRAAASIVGERASAEEFLARRAQLVLERIGTRQAAVRRAVRGIRWRPWVGVMTVVAAFLFGLLIDRIGGGSSINLLAPPVFALVAWNLLIYLWLLVRPLALGHGAAGPVRSLLIRVASVRASGELSRADAATAARRTALAALPRDWARVAGPLYGARAARVLHLAAAATALGVIAGLYLRGIAFEYRASWESTFLGAEQVHAMLAVTLAPGSWVTGIPVPDIAAIEAIRAPASENAALWMHLMAATVAAVVIVPRLVLALVAGLVERRRAKHVALPLTEPYYRRLVAAWVGEPARVRVIPYSYTLTPEVRAGLDAILARAYGNAAATIDAPVAWGDDFEQSQVTDAAGTGFNDAGEIRVPLFSLTATPEDDAHGAFLAELGAGGGRAAASGTTVALVDESAFLARWGDDPQRRDERRAVWRELVEAHGSVPVFVDLVDPDLAAAEAQLAAAASAHDGDATPDARRP
- a CDS encoding DUF2075 domain-containing protein, encoding MTPFEIARLDFTPEAVGRWAPLDHRNSNWPVVYVLDDAKRSTPRVMTIERLHDIYVGESLNAAARMRQHFASPEKQHLNTIRVIVDDTFNKSVCLDLESYLIRMLAGDGSYRVLNRNDGITEADYFDRDRYRETFREVFEQLRRDGVFTRSIPEIENSDLFKLSPFKALSQDQAVAVEGILEGLFEDLESGATSTIVVQGEPGTGKTVVAIYMLKLLVDIATTSPAEDLDSDSLFSEFFVEGYGELLADLRIGLVVPQQSLRESIKKVFRKTPGLRPNMVMTAFDVGFADQNFDLLIVDESHRLNQRANQPSGVQNKNFRIITEKLFGSDDTTKTQLDWIRAKSKHQIFLLDAAQSVRPADLPAELLDELVREARAANRHYPLASQMRVQAGSDYVAYVRRILGTAPNTGLPEPARPEAFEGYDFRMFDSVAEMRDEIRQRDAEAGLSRLLAGYAWEWKTKNDKTAYDIEVDGSRLRWNSTQTDWIASPKSVDEVGSIHTIQGYDLNYAGVIIGPDLRYDARAGRVVVDRGSYFDKKGKENNPVLGKTYTDDDLLRFVRNIYTVLLTRGIRGTYVYVCDPALRAYLRDFIPRSK
- a CDS encoding nucleotide pyrophosphohydrolase encodes the protein MADLSVSDEIAAFVAERDWAQFHTPENLAKSIAIEAGELLECFQWDTDAEVDQVREELADVLTYCLLLAERIGADPNQIIRDKLAVTGEKYPVDRARGRSAKYDAL
- a CDS encoding very short patch repair endonuclease, whose amino-acid sequence is MNDLPSPGASGLSWASSPARRRIMLGNRRRDTAPELRVRRLLHTLGMRFRVDYAPERGLRCRADIVFTKAKVAVFIDGCFWHGCPEHYRPPATNPEYWHPKIELNRARDARNNQALAEAGWTVVRYWEHEDPAVLSMDIRRTYLDNLRRTGKR